A part of Gouania willdenowi chromosome 2, fGouWil2.1, whole genome shotgun sequence genomic DNA contains:
- the LOC114478048 gene encoding gamma-crystallin M2-like, which produces MGKIIFYEDRNFQGRHHECMSDCADLHPYFNRCNSIRVESGCFVVYERPHYLGHQYFLRRGEYSDNQRMIGINDCIRSCRMIPLHRGSFKIKLYERPDMGGQMQEVSDDCPNVQDRLRMSDINSCNVVDGHWLLYDQPNYRGRTYYLRPGEYRRYNDWGGASPRIGSLRRITDFN; this is translated from the exons ATGGGAAAG ATCATATTCTACGAGGACAGAAACTTCCAGGGTCGGCACCACGAGTGCATGAGCGACTGTGCCGACCTGCACCCCTACTTCAACCGCTGCAACTCCATTCGCGTGGAGAGCGGCTGTTTCGTGGTGTACGAGAGACCGCACTACCTGGGCCACCAGTACTTCCTGCGTCGGGGAGAGTACTCTGACAACCAGCGCATGATCGGCATCAACGACTGCATCCGATCCTGCCGCATGATCCCCTTG CACCGTGGCTCCTTCAAAATCAAACTGTACGAGCGTCCCGACATGGGCGGCCAAATGCAGGAGGTGAGCGACGACTGCCCCAACGTCCAGGACCGCCTCCGTATGTCCGACATCAACTCGTGCAACGTGGTGGACGGCCACTGGCTGCTGTACGACCAGCCCAACTACAGGGGGCGGACCTACTACCTGAGGCCTGGTGAATACCGTCGCTACAACGACTGGGGCGGGGCCAGTCCGAGGATCGGCTCTCTTAGACGAATCACCGACTTCAACTGA
- the LOC114479105 gene encoding gamma-crystallin S-1-like — translation MCQRLADTMGKIIFYEDKNFQGRSYECSSECSDLHSHFSRCNSIRVDSGDWMVYERPNYSGYQYYLRKGEYSDYQRWMGFNDCVRSCRMIPKQHQGSHRMMIYERPEFGGQMMELTDDCPSLYDRFHFNDIHSCNVMDGHWIFYEHPQYRGRQYLMRPGEHRRFNEWGSMSPRVGSIRRISQREMMS, via the exons ATGTGCCAAAGGTTAGCCGACACAATGGGGAAG ATTATTTTCTACGAGGACAAGAACTTTCAGGGTCGCTCCTATGAGTGCAGCAGCGAGTGCTCTGACTTGCACTCCCATTTCAGCCGTTGCAACTCCATCAGAGTGGACAGCGGGGACTGGATGGTCTATGAGAGGCCCAACTACTCTGGCTACCAGTACTACCTGAGGAAGGGCGAATACTCCGACTACCAACGTTGGATGGGCTTCAACGATTGTGTGCGATCTTGCAGGATGATCCCCAAA CAGCACCAAGGCTCTCACAGGATGATGATCTACGAGAGACCAGAGTTCGGAGGCCAGATGATGGAACTGACCGACGACTGCCCCTCCCTGTACGATCGCTTCCACTTCAACGACATCCACTCGTGTAACGTGATGGACGGCCACTGGATCTTCTATGAACACCCTCAATACAGAGGACGCCAGTACCTGATGCGTCCTGGAGAGCACAGGAGGTTTAATGAGTGGGGAAGCATGAGTCCACGAGTGGGATCCATCAGACGCATCAGTCAAAGAGAAATGATGTCCTAA
- the LOC114478034 gene encoding gamma-crystallin M3-like: MGRIIFFEQKNCQGRSYECSADCSDVHMHLNRCFSCKVDSGCFVVYDRPNFMGNQVFLRRGETSNHQSMGGTMGPALMDSIRSCRMIQTHRGPFRLRMYESENFGGQMHELMEDCESVQDRYSMSNCHSCNVMEGHWLMFEQQNYKGRMVYVRPGEYRNLRDMGVNNMMTISSIKRITDVC, encoded by the exons ATGGGGAGG ATCATCTTCTTTGAGCAAAAGAACTGTCAGGGACGGTCCTACGAGTGCAGCGCCGACTGCTCCGACGTCCACATGCACCTGAACCGCTGCTTCTCCTGCAAGGTGGACAGCGGCTGCTTTGTGGTGTACGACCGTCCCAACTTCATGGGCAATCAGGTGTTCCTGAGGAGAGGGGAGACCTCCAACCATCAGAGCATGGGGGGCACGATGGGCCCGGCCTTGATGGACTCCATTCGGTCTTGCCGTATGATCCAGACA CACAGGGGGCCATTCCGGTTGAGGATGTATGAAAGCGAGAATTTCGGGGGCCAGATGCATGAGCTGATGGAGGACTGCGAGTCTGTCCAGGATCGGTATTCCATGTCCAACTGCCACTCCTGTAACGTGATGGAGGGCCACTGGCTGATGTTTGAGCAGCAGAACTACAAAGGGCGGATGGTCTACGTGAGACCGGGCGAGTACAGGAACCTTCGCGACATGGGCGTGAATAATATGATGACCATCAGCTCCATTAAACGTATCACGGATGTTTGCTGA
- the LOC114478042 gene encoding gamma-crystallin M3-like: MTMGRIIFYEDKNFQGRSYETASDCPELTSFLSRCNSCRVESGLFMVYEKVNFTGQQMLVRRGEYPDNQRVMGMGNSDCIRSCRAIPTHRGPFRMKIYERENFEGQMHELTEDCENMTERLRMSDCQSSNVMDGHWLMFEQPNYRGQMLYLRPGEYKNLRGLGMNNVTKFGSTRRILDSC; encoded by the exons ATGACCATGGGGAGG ATCATCTTCTACGAGGACAAGAACTTTCAGGGCCGCTCCTATGAGACCGCCAGCGACTGCCCGGAGCTCACCTCCTTCCTGAGTAGGTGTAACTCCTGCCGAGTGGAGAGCGGCCTCTTCATGGTGTACGAGAAGGTCAACTTCACGGGGCAGCAGATGCTTGTGAGGAGGGGCGAGTATCCGGACAACCAGCGCGTCATGGGAATGGGCAACAGCGACTGCATCAGATCATGTCGCGCCATCCCTACG CACCGAGGACCCTTCAGGATGAAGATCTACGAGAGGGAGAACTTTGAAGGCCAGATGCACGAGCTGACGGAGGACTGCGAGAACATGACGGAGCGTCTTCGCATGTCCGACTGCCAGTCCTCCAACGTGATGGACGGCCACTGGCTGATGTTTGAGCAACCCAACTACAGAGGCCAGATGCTCTACCTGAGGCCCGGCGAGTACAAGAACCTTCGAGGCTTGGGAATGAACAACGTCACCAAGTTCGGTTCCACTCGCCGCATCTTGGACTCCTGTTGA
- the LOC114478180 gene encoding ETS translocation variant 5-like, whose amino-acid sequence MDGFYDQQVPFMVPESKCPTEDDERCWGDRRRKFLDTELAQDTEELFQDLSQLQEIWIAEAQVPDDEQFVPDFQSNNLIFHGPPVCKVKQEPSASKELSPCRTPQADMCLYSYSACDNKPALTPASTSAAQRGCVHPTGPPPIQRQLQPTHPQLSSTCAPTHQHHHNQHHRLQQADQNRHFAVPHLPVSCGSATFNTEPRFHRQLSDPCLSFLPHDKPANTPPFHPPSRDGRPLYQRHLSEPLVPPRRFKQELVDPRYPDPAPPPAPPVAQPSSAFNHVTIKQEPRDYGFDSEVQPCQSSFGRPAALFRSNTAGFAHDEARVYYDDTCVVPERLEGKVKQEGLPYQRRGSLQLWQFLLTLLDNPTNGHLIVWTGRNMEFKLIDPEEVARLWGIQKNRPAMNYDKLSRSLRYYYEKGIMQKVAGERYVYKFVCNPEALFSMAFPDNQRPSLKPDPDAVIPPSEQETPPLAGYEEEAPYLVEGGEQCIQLAFPDSFPY is encoded by the exons ATGGATGGCTTTTACGACCAGCAGGTCCCTTTTATGGTTCCTGAGAGC AAATGTCCCACAGAAGACGACGAGAGGTGCTGGGGCGACAGACGGAGGAAGTTCTTGGACACAGAGCTGGCTCAGGACACAGAAG AACTTTTTCAAGATCTGAGTCAGCTCCAAGAGATCTGGATTGCAGAAG CTCAGGTTCCCGACGACGAGCAGTTTGTCCCAGATTTCCAGTCCAATAATT TGATCTTTCATGGACCACCTGTTTGCAAAGTGAAGCAGGAGCCGAGTGCATCCAAAGAGCTGTCACCCTGCAGGACGCCCCAGGCCGACATGTGCCTTTACAGCTACAG TGCCTGTGACAACAAGCCGGCGCTGACCCCAGCCTCCACGTCTGCAGCTCAGCGCGGCTGCGTTCACCCAACAGGACCCCCGCCCATTCAGAGGCAGCTGCAGCCCACCCACCCCCAGCTGAGCAGCACCTGCGCCCCCACCCACCAACACCACCATAACCAACACCACAGGCTGCAGCAGGCAGACCAAAACCGCCACTTTGCTGTGCCACACCTGCCCGTCAGCTGCGGGAGCGCCACCTTCAACACAGAACCAAG GTTCCATCGGCAGCTGTCGGACCCCTGCCTGTCGTTCCTCCCTCATGACAAACCAGCCAACACGCCCCCTTTCCACCCGCCGAGCCGTGACGGGCGCCCCCTGTACCAGCGCCACCTCTCAGAGCCGCTGGTGCCCCCCCGACGGTTCAAGCAGGAGCTGGTGGACCCGCGGTACCCTGACCCGGCTCCGCCCCCTGCTCCGCCTGTGGCTCAGCCATCCAGCGCCTTCAACCACGTCACAATCAAACAGGAGCCCAGAGACTACGGCTTTGACTCAG AGGTCCAGCCCTGCCAGTCCTCATTCGGACGACCTGCCGCTTTGTTCCGCAGTAACACCGCCg GTTTTGCTCACGACGAGGCTCGCGTGTACTACGACGACACCTGTGTGGTGCCAGAGAGACTGGAAG GTAAAGTGAAACAGGAAGGTTTGCCGTACCAGCGCCGAGGCTCACTGCAGCTCTGGCAGTTCCTGCTCACGCTGCTGGACAACCCCACCAACGGTCACCTGATCGTATGGACGGGACGCAACATGGAGTTCAAACTCATCGACCCCGAGGAG GTGGCTCGTCTCTGGGGGATCCAGAAGAACCGACCGGCCATGAACTACGACAAGCTGAGTCGCTCTCTGCGCTACTACTACGAGAAGGGAATCATGCAGAAG GTGGCCGGGGAAAGGTACGTGTACAAGTTTGTGTGCAACCCTGAGGCCCTTTTCTCCATGGCGTTCCCCGACAACCAGAGGCCGAGCCTGAAGCCCGACCCGGACGCCGTGATCCCGCCTAGCGAGCAGGAAACCCCGCCTCTGGCCGGCTACGAGGAGGAGGCGCCGTACCTGGTGGAGGGCGGGGAGCAGTGCATCCAGCTGGCTTTCCCCGACAGCTTCCCCTATTAG